In one Anoplolepis gracilipes unplaced genomic scaffold, ASM4749672v1 Contig21, whole genome shotgun sequence genomic region, the following are encoded:
- the LOC140675843 gene encoding aminopeptidase N-like isoform X6 yields the protein MNKKNGTLSEMAIRARRLFPCWDKPTIKTTFNISIKHHCKYQVFSNMPAQEEETCKYKVHETEIYMKWTCFNTTPPMSTYIMTVVISSADFFKFETIGSRIITWRRPESDHIEFAETIATEAIIIFEGVWKKLKVPKVQFVVIHSLLYDNEMWGLLLNSETDIIYDRNLDSVAHKIKVARLIGRKVAHQWFADVNPFWSFELWLIDGLTTMYGLYAINTIMDYENSEMLDLFVVQVYYESLRLETDNQSFIKEANFSENNAFSSFYGYVKAPLILRMLQNVITDNMFHRKVHEHLNIEFKSKNLLQNLWLTMQDILSKLYPQKKLMLPSTIVNDWMKSINYPVLKITRDISNKANVYNITIENYEVLKKYAFWIPVTYTSQYNPNFSKLRIPLYDKRLILLSSSQPNCQVSVKDNGWVILNLRQTGYYRVNYDPENWQKIAEYLNSIEYTKIHVLNRAKIIDDAFYFMINGQLNSFLFWNLTSYLGQETNYIAWYPMIKAFEHMSSIFPFPDKEVQNIKEKIKNILTNLLEKIKYEEEPKESDLTKCLRQEAIKWLCILDDPNCLIKAYDKLILHIVYMSDKNKVLPWWQEWLYCKGLMSAESHIWRMVKDNSREKYINNDRLLEFLACASNEIIEEYLESIMFKHNETYNEIQIKRNMISFFFIIAKHVKHNNVFLKILNDFDKLTPRGVNGLAIIIAIINHMYSEEQLIAILNLRNIIGNIIEIEAYKTNFMRIYKKNGTRPEMANIEASFYKYKNIMEEWMSGAYKKLQRRLSEIGEIKKYFKIYSFFP from the exons GCGATTAGAGCCCGACGATTATTTCCATGCTGGGACAAACCGACAATCAAGACCACTTTCAATATTTCCATAAAACATCATTGTAAATACcaagttttttcaaatatgccGGCACAAGAAGAGGAAACATGCAAATATAAAGTGCATGAAACGGAAATATATATGAAGTGGACATGCTTTAATACTACTCCTCCAATGTCCACTTATATCATGACGGTTGTAATCTCGTCAGcagatttctttaaatttgagaCCATAGGATCTAGAATCATTACATGGCGGAGACCTGAATCAGATCATATTGAATTTGCTGAAACGATAGCAACCgaagcaataataatatttgaaggtgtatggaaaaaattgaaagtaccAAAAGTACAATTTGTGGTAATCCATAGTTTGCTATATGACAATGAGATGTGGGGCCTTCTGTTAAATag tgAAACAGATATTATTTACGATAGAAATCTGGATTCTGTTgcgcataaaataaaagtagcgCGGTTGATAGGGCGCAAAGTGGCACATCAATGGTTTGCTGATGTAAATCCATTTTGGTCATTTGAGTTATGGTTAATCGATGGTCTTACTACTATGTATGGACTTTATGCTATCAATACTATcatg GATTACGAAAATTCCGAAATGTTGGATTTATTTGTAGTTCAGGTTTATTATGAATCACTTCGTTTGGAGACTGACAATCAGTCTTTTATAAAGGAAGCCAATTTTTCcgaaaataatgcattttcttctttttacggTTACGTTAAAG CACCTTTAATATTACGTATGCTGCAGAATGTAATTACCGATAACATGTTTCATCGGAAGGTTCATgaacatttaaatat TGAGTTTAAGTCGAAGAATCTTCTCCAAAATTTATGGCTCACTATGCAAGatattttaagcaaattatATCCTCAGAAAAAACTAATGCTTCCTTCAACAATAGTAAATGATTGGatgaaatctataaattatcctGTGTTGAAAATAACGcgagatatttcaaataaagcaaatgtatataatataacaatagaaaattatgaagtacttaaaaaatacGCTTTCTGGATACCTGTAACTTATACCTCCCAGTATAATCCAAATTTTAGCAAGCTTAGAATTCCGCTTTACGACAAAAGATTAATACTTTTGTCGTCGTCCCAGCCAAATTGCCAAGTTTCTGTGAAAGATAATGGTTgggtaatattaaatttacgacAAACTG GATACTATCGCGTTAATTACGATCCTGAAAACTGGCAAAAAATTGCAGAATATTTGAACTCTatagaatatacaaaaatacatgttCTTAATCGTGCTAAAATCATCGacgatgcattttattttatgataaatggcCAACTCAATTCTTTCCTATTCTGGAACTTGACGAGCTATCTTGGACAAGAGACAAATTATATAGCATGGTATCCTATGATAAAAGCTTTTGAACACATGTCGAGCATATTTCCATTTCCAGATAAAGAAGTTCAAAATATCAAg gagaaaataaaaaatatattgaccaATCtacttgagaaaataaaatacgaagaAGAGCCTAAGGAAAGTGATCTTACTAAATGTTTAAGGCAAGAAGCTATTAAATGGTTGTGTATTCTCGATGACCCAAATTGCCTCATAAAAGCTTATGACAAATTGATTttgcatattgtatatatgtcggataaaaataa AGTTTTACCGTGGTGGCAAGAGTGGTTATACTGTAAAGGTTTGATGTCAGCAGAGAGTCATATTTGGCGTATGGTGAAGGACAATTCaagggaaaaatatattaataatgatagacttttagaatttttagctTGTGCTTCAAATGAAAttatagaagaatatttagaatCAATAATGTTCAAACATAACGaaacatataatgaaatacaaatcaagagaaatatgattagttttttttttattattgcaaaacatGTAAAGCACAATAAtgtgtttttgaaaatattaaacgattttgataaattaacgCCAAG agGTGTCAATGGACTTGCCATTATTATTGccattattaatcatatgtaTTCTGAAGAACAATTAATTGcg ATCTTGAACTTGAGAAATATTATCGGAAATATCATTGAGATTGAAGCGtacaaaactaattttatgcgtatatacaagaaaaatggAACTCGCCCTGAAATG GCAAATATTGAAGCTAGTTTttacaagtataaaaatattatggaaGAATGGATGTCGGGTGCTTACAAAAAACTACAAAGACGTTTATCTGAAATCggagaaataaagaaatattttaagatatattctttctttccttaa
- the LOC140675843 gene encoding aminopeptidase N-like isoform X2, with the protein MSRDSCYRYLKIGMAFLRLSFYSGLIFITIITFSINENTGNPSITFNDYFNDIMPVHYDVKLIPYFKEDQEHEIYKYQDYKLHIEAYKKKGNFVFYGELSAIIDISRPITEIYLNSTALMILLSGALTNDSSMYTADLQNKTVDANVKYLRAQNIKYKNNKQICILYFNETLSGRYRLITKFVTAINNTENITSLKTIVARGDSFEMSDVIHFQAIRARRLFPCWDKPTIKTTFNISIKHHCKYQVFSNMPAQEEETCKYKVHETEIYMKWTCFNTTPPMSTYIMTVVISSADFFKFETIGSRIITWRRPESDHIEFAETIATEAIIIFEGVWKKLKVPKVQFVVIHSLLYDNEMWGLLLNSETDIIYDRNLDSVAHKIKVARLIGRKVAHQWFADVNPFWSFELWLIDGLTTMYGLYAINTIMDYENSEMLDLFVVQVYYESLRLETDNQSFIKEANFSENNAFSSFYGYVKAPLILRMLQNVITDNMFHRKVHEHLNIEFKSKNLLQNLWLTMQDILSKLYPQKKLMLPSTIVNDWMKSINYPVLKITRDISNKANVYNITIENYEVLKKYAFWIPVTYTSQYNPNFSKLRIPLYDKRLILLSSSQPNCQVSVKDNGWVILNLRQTGYYRVNYDPENWQKIAEYLNSIEYTKIHVLNRAKIIDDAFYFMINGQLNSFLFWNLTSYLGQETNYIAWYPMIKAFEHMSSIFPFPDKEVQNIKEKIKNILTNLLEKIKYEEEPKESDLTKCLRQEAIKWLCILDDPNCLIKAYDKLILHIVYMSDKNKVLPWWQEWLYCKGLMSAESHIWRMVKDNSREKYINNDRLLEFLACASNEIIEEYLESIMFKHNETYNEIQIKRNMISFFFIIAKHVKHNNVFLKILNDFDKLTPRGVNGLAIIIAIINHMYSEEQLIAILNLRNIIGNIIEIEAYKTNFMRIYKKNGTRPEMANIEASFYKYKNIMEEWMSGAYKKLQRRLSEIGEIKKYFKIYSFFP; encoded by the exons GGACAGTTGTTATAGATACCTAAAAATTGGCATGGCATTTCTAAGACTGTCATTTTATAGCggtcttatatttattactataataactttttcaattaatgaaaACACGGGAAACCCATCGATTACATTTAATGATTACTTTAACGATATAATGCCAGTGCATTATGACGTCAAGTTAATACCATATTTCAAAGAAGACCAggaacatgaaatatataaatatcaagattacaaattacatatagaagcgtataaaaaaaaaggcaacTTTGTTTTTTACGGCGAATTAAGTGCCATTATCGATATTTCTCGTCcaattacagaaatatatttaaattcaacggCATTAATGATTCTTTTATCTGGAGCGTTGACAAATGATTCATCCATGTATACTGCAGACTTACAAAATAAGACTGTAGATGccaatgttaaatatttacgtgcgcaaaatattaaatataaaaataataagcaaaTTTGCATCttatatttcaatgaaacTTTAAGTGGACGTTAcagattaattacaaaatttgtcACTGCAATTAATAACACGGAAAACATTACTTCTTTGAAGACTATAGTCGCAAGGGGAGACTCATTCGAAAT GTCGGACGTAATACATTTTCAGGCGATTAGAGCCCGACGATTATTTCCATGCTGGGACAAACCGACAATCAAGACCACTTTCAATATTTCCATAAAACATCATTGTAAATACcaagttttttcaaatatgccGGCACAAGAAGAGGAAACATGCAAATATAAAGTGCATGAAACGGAAATATATATGAAGTGGACATGCTTTAATACTACTCCTCCAATGTCCACTTATATCATGACGGTTGTAATCTCGTCAGcagatttctttaaatttgagaCCATAGGATCTAGAATCATTACATGGCGGAGACCTGAATCAGATCATATTGAATTTGCTGAAACGATAGCAACCgaagcaataataatatttgaaggtgtatggaaaaaattgaaagtaccAAAAGTACAATTTGTGGTAATCCATAGTTTGCTATATGACAATGAGATGTGGGGCCTTCTGTTAAATag tgAAACAGATATTATTTACGATAGAAATCTGGATTCTGTTgcgcataaaataaaagtagcgCGGTTGATAGGGCGCAAAGTGGCACATCAATGGTTTGCTGATGTAAATCCATTTTGGTCATTTGAGTTATGGTTAATCGATGGTCTTACTACTATGTATGGACTTTATGCTATCAATACTATcatg GATTACGAAAATTCCGAAATGTTGGATTTATTTGTAGTTCAGGTTTATTATGAATCACTTCGTTTGGAGACTGACAATCAGTCTTTTATAAAGGAAGCCAATTTTTCcgaaaataatgcattttcttctttttacggTTACGTTAAAG CACCTTTAATATTACGTATGCTGCAGAATGTAATTACCGATAACATGTTTCATCGGAAGGTTCATgaacatttaaatat TGAGTTTAAGTCGAAGAATCTTCTCCAAAATTTATGGCTCACTATGCAAGatattttaagcaaattatATCCTCAGAAAAAACTAATGCTTCCTTCAACAATAGTAAATGATTGGatgaaatctataaattatcctGTGTTGAAAATAACGcgagatatttcaaataaagcaaatgtatataatataacaatagaaaattatgaagtacttaaaaaatacGCTTTCTGGATACCTGTAACTTATACCTCCCAGTATAATCCAAATTTTAGCAAGCTTAGAATTCCGCTTTACGACAAAAGATTAATACTTTTGTCGTCGTCCCAGCCAAATTGCCAAGTTTCTGTGAAAGATAATGGTTgggtaatattaaatttacgacAAACTG GATACTATCGCGTTAATTACGATCCTGAAAACTGGCAAAAAATTGCAGAATATTTGAACTCTatagaatatacaaaaatacatgttCTTAATCGTGCTAAAATCATCGacgatgcattttattttatgataaatggcCAACTCAATTCTTTCCTATTCTGGAACTTGACGAGCTATCTTGGACAAGAGACAAATTATATAGCATGGTATCCTATGATAAAAGCTTTTGAACACATGTCGAGCATATTTCCATTTCCAGATAAAGAAGTTCAAAATATCAAg gagaaaataaaaaatatattgaccaATCtacttgagaaaataaaatacgaagaAGAGCCTAAGGAAAGTGATCTTACTAAATGTTTAAGGCAAGAAGCTATTAAATGGTTGTGTATTCTCGATGACCCAAATTGCCTCATAAAAGCTTATGACAAATTGATTttgcatattgtatatatgtcggataaaaataa AGTTTTACCGTGGTGGCAAGAGTGGTTATACTGTAAAGGTTTGATGTCAGCAGAGAGTCATATTTGGCGTATGGTGAAGGACAATTCaagggaaaaatatattaataatgatagacttttagaatttttagctTGTGCTTCAAATGAAAttatagaagaatatttagaatCAATAATGTTCAAACATAACGaaacatataatgaaatacaaatcaagagaaatatgattagttttttttttattattgcaaaacatGTAAAGCACAATAAtgtgtttttgaaaatattaaacgattttgataaattaacgCCAAG agGTGTCAATGGACTTGCCATTATTATTGccattattaatcatatgtaTTCTGAAGAACAATTAATTGcg ATCTTGAACTTGAGAAATATTATCGGAAATATCATTGAGATTGAAGCGtacaaaactaattttatgcgtatatacaagaaaaatggAACTCGCCCTGAAATG GCAAATATTGAAGCTAGTTTttacaagtataaaaatattatggaaGAATGGATGTCGGGTGCTTACAAAAAACTACAAAGACGTTTATCTGAAATCggagaaataaagaaatattttaagatatattctttctttccttaa
- the LOC140675843 gene encoding aminopeptidase N-like isoform X3 — translation MAFLRLSFYSGLIFITIITFSINENTGNPSITFNDYFNDIMPVHYDVKLIPYFKEDQEHEIYKYQDYKLHIEAYKKKGNFVFYGELSAIIDISRPITEIYLNSTALMILLSGALTNDSSMYTADLQNKTVDANVKYLRAQNIKYKNNKQICILYFNETLSGRYRLITKFVTAINNTENITSLKTIVARGDSFEMSDVIHFQAIRARRLFPCWDKPTIKTTFNISIKHHCKYQVFSNMPAQEEETCKYKVHETEIYMKWTCFNTTPPMSTYIMTVVISSADFFKFETIGSRIITWRRPESDHIEFAETIATEAIIIFEGVWKKLKVPKVQFVVIHSLLYDNEMWGLLLNSETDIIYDRNLDSVAHKIKVARLIGRKVAHQWFADVNPFWSFELWLIDGLTTMYGLYAINTIMDYENSEMLDLFVVQVYYESLRLETDNQSFIKEANFSENNAFSSFYGYVKAPLILRMLQNVITDNMFHRKVHEHLNIEFKSKNLLQNLWLTMQDILSKLYPQKKLMLPSTIVNDWMKSINYPVLKITRDISNKANVYNITIENYEVLKKYAFWIPVTYTSQYNPNFSKLRIPLYDKRLILLSSSQPNCQVSVKDNGWVILNLRQTGYYRVNYDPENWQKIAEYLNSIEYTKIHVLNRAKIIDDAFYFMINGQLNSFLFWNLTSYLGQETNYIAWYPMIKAFEHMSSIFPFPDKEVQNIKEKIKNILTNLLEKIKYEEEPKESDLTKCLRQEAIKWLCILDDPNCLIKAYDKLILHIVYMSDKNKVLPWWQEWLYCKGLMSAESHIWRMVKDNSREKYINNDRLLEFLACASNEIIEEYLESIMFKHNETYNEIQIKRNMISFFFIIAKHVKHNNVFLKILNDFDKLTPRGVNGLAIIIAIINHMYSEEQLIAILNLRNIIGNIIEIEAYKTNFMRIYKKNGTRPEMANIEASFYKYKNIMEEWMSGAYKKLQRRLSEIGEIKKYFKIYSFFP, via the exons ATGGCATTTCTAAGACTGTCATTTTATAGCggtcttatatttattactataataactttttcaattaatgaaaACACGGGAAACCCATCGATTACATTTAATGATTACTTTAACGATATAATGCCAGTGCATTATGACGTCAAGTTAATACCATATTTCAAAGAAGACCAggaacatgaaatatataaatatcaagattacaaattacatatagaagcgtataaaaaaaaaggcaacTTTGTTTTTTACGGCGAATTAAGTGCCATTATCGATATTTCTCGTCcaattacagaaatatatttaaattcaacggCATTAATGATTCTTTTATCTGGAGCGTTGACAAATGATTCATCCATGTATACTGCAGACTTACAAAATAAGACTGTAGATGccaatgttaaatatttacgtgcgcaaaatattaaatataaaaataataagcaaaTTTGCATCttatatttcaatgaaacTTTAAGTGGACGTTAcagattaattacaaaatttgtcACTGCAATTAATAACACGGAAAACATTACTTCTTTGAAGACTATAGTCGCAAGGGGAGACTCATTCGAAAT GTCGGACGTAATACATTTTCAGGCGATTAGAGCCCGACGATTATTTCCATGCTGGGACAAACCGACAATCAAGACCACTTTCAATATTTCCATAAAACATCATTGTAAATACcaagttttttcaaatatgccGGCACAAGAAGAGGAAACATGCAAATATAAAGTGCATGAAACGGAAATATATATGAAGTGGACATGCTTTAATACTACTCCTCCAATGTCCACTTATATCATGACGGTTGTAATCTCGTCAGcagatttctttaaatttgagaCCATAGGATCTAGAATCATTACATGGCGGAGACCTGAATCAGATCATATTGAATTTGCTGAAACGATAGCAACCgaagcaataataatatttgaaggtgtatggaaaaaattgaaagtaccAAAAGTACAATTTGTGGTAATCCATAGTTTGCTATATGACAATGAGATGTGGGGCCTTCTGTTAAATag tgAAACAGATATTATTTACGATAGAAATCTGGATTCTGTTgcgcataaaataaaagtagcgCGGTTGATAGGGCGCAAAGTGGCACATCAATGGTTTGCTGATGTAAATCCATTTTGGTCATTTGAGTTATGGTTAATCGATGGTCTTACTACTATGTATGGACTTTATGCTATCAATACTATcatg GATTACGAAAATTCCGAAATGTTGGATTTATTTGTAGTTCAGGTTTATTATGAATCACTTCGTTTGGAGACTGACAATCAGTCTTTTATAAAGGAAGCCAATTTTTCcgaaaataatgcattttcttctttttacggTTACGTTAAAG CACCTTTAATATTACGTATGCTGCAGAATGTAATTACCGATAACATGTTTCATCGGAAGGTTCATgaacatttaaatat TGAGTTTAAGTCGAAGAATCTTCTCCAAAATTTATGGCTCACTATGCAAGatattttaagcaaattatATCCTCAGAAAAAACTAATGCTTCCTTCAACAATAGTAAATGATTGGatgaaatctataaattatcctGTGTTGAAAATAACGcgagatatttcaaataaagcaaatgtatataatataacaatagaaaattatgaagtacttaaaaaatacGCTTTCTGGATACCTGTAACTTATACCTCCCAGTATAATCCAAATTTTAGCAAGCTTAGAATTCCGCTTTACGACAAAAGATTAATACTTTTGTCGTCGTCCCAGCCAAATTGCCAAGTTTCTGTGAAAGATAATGGTTgggtaatattaaatttacgacAAACTG GATACTATCGCGTTAATTACGATCCTGAAAACTGGCAAAAAATTGCAGAATATTTGAACTCTatagaatatacaaaaatacatgttCTTAATCGTGCTAAAATCATCGacgatgcattttattttatgataaatggcCAACTCAATTCTTTCCTATTCTGGAACTTGACGAGCTATCTTGGACAAGAGACAAATTATATAGCATGGTATCCTATGATAAAAGCTTTTGAACACATGTCGAGCATATTTCCATTTCCAGATAAAGAAGTTCAAAATATCAAg gagaaaataaaaaatatattgaccaATCtacttgagaaaataaaatacgaagaAGAGCCTAAGGAAAGTGATCTTACTAAATGTTTAAGGCAAGAAGCTATTAAATGGTTGTGTATTCTCGATGACCCAAATTGCCTCATAAAAGCTTATGACAAATTGATTttgcatattgtatatatgtcggataaaaataa AGTTTTACCGTGGTGGCAAGAGTGGTTATACTGTAAAGGTTTGATGTCAGCAGAGAGTCATATTTGGCGTATGGTGAAGGACAATTCaagggaaaaatatattaataatgatagacttttagaatttttagctTGTGCTTCAAATGAAAttatagaagaatatttagaatCAATAATGTTCAAACATAACGaaacatataatgaaatacaaatcaagagaaatatgattagttttttttttattattgcaaaacatGTAAAGCACAATAAtgtgtttttgaaaatattaaacgattttgataaattaacgCCAAG agGTGTCAATGGACTTGCCATTATTATTGccattattaatcatatgtaTTCTGAAGAACAATTAATTGcg ATCTTGAACTTGAGAAATATTATCGGAAATATCATTGAGATTGAAGCGtacaaaactaattttatgcgtatatacaagaaaaatggAACTCGCCCTGAAATG GCAAATATTGAAGCTAGTTTttacaagtataaaaatattatggaaGAATGGATGTCGGGTGCTTACAAAAAACTACAAAGACGTTTATCTGAAATCggagaaataaagaaatattttaagatatattctttctttccttaa
- the LOC140675843 gene encoding aminopeptidase N-like isoform X7: MELSLKWSDVIHFQAIRARRLFPCWDKPTIKTTFNISIKHHCKYQVFSNMPAQEEETCKYKVHETEIYMKWTCFNTTPPMSTYIMTVVISSADFFKFETIGSRIITWRRPESDHIEFAETIATEAIIIFEGVWKKLKVPKVQFVVIHSLLYDNEMWGLLLNSETDIIYDRNLDSVAHKIKVARLIGRKVAHQWFADVNPFWSFELWLIDGLTTMYGLYAINTIMDYENSEMLDLFVVQVYYESLRLETDNQSFIKEANFSENNAFSSFYGYVKAPLILRMLQNVITDNMFHRKVHEHLNIEFKSKNLLQNLWLTMQDILSKLYPQKKLMLPSTIVNDWMKSINYPVLKITRDISNKANVYNITIENYEVLKKYAFWIPVTYTSQYNPNFSKLRIPLYDKRLILLSSSQPNCQVSVKDNGWVILNLRQTGYYRVNYDPENWQKIAEYLNSIEYTKIHVLNRAKIIDDAFYFMINGQLNSFLFWNLTSYLGQETNYIAWYPMIKAFEHMSSIFPFPDKEVQNIKEKIKNILTNLLEKIKYEEEPKESDLTKCLRQEAIKWLCILDDPNCLIKAYDKLILHIVYMSDKNKVLPWWQEWLYCKGLMSAESHIWRMVKDNSREKYINNDRLLEFLACASNEIIEEYLESIMFKHNETYNEIQIKRNMISFFFIIAKHVKHNNVFLKILNDFDKLTPRGVNGLAIIIAIINHMYSEEQLIAILNLRNIIGNIIEIEAYKTNFMRIYKKNGTRPEMANIEASFYKYKNIMEEWMSGAYKKLQRRLSEIGEIKKYFKIYSFFP; encoded by the exons GTCGGACGTAATACATTTTCAGGCGATTAGAGCCCGACGATTATTTCCATGCTGGGACAAACCGACAATCAAGACCACTTTCAATATTTCCATAAAACATCATTGTAAATACcaagttttttcaaatatgccGGCACAAGAAGAGGAAACATGCAAATATAAAGTGCATGAAACGGAAATATATATGAAGTGGACATGCTTTAATACTACTCCTCCAATGTCCACTTATATCATGACGGTTGTAATCTCGTCAGcagatttctttaaatttgagaCCATAGGATCTAGAATCATTACATGGCGGAGACCTGAATCAGATCATATTGAATTTGCTGAAACGATAGCAACCgaagcaataataatatttgaaggtgtatggaaaaaattgaaagtaccAAAAGTACAATTTGTGGTAATCCATAGTTTGCTATATGACAATGAGATGTGGGGCCTTCTGTTAAATag tgAAACAGATATTATTTACGATAGAAATCTGGATTCTGTTgcgcataaaataaaagtagcgCGGTTGATAGGGCGCAAAGTGGCACATCAATGGTTTGCTGATGTAAATCCATTTTGGTCATTTGAGTTATGGTTAATCGATGGTCTTACTACTATGTATGGACTTTATGCTATCAATACTATcatg GATTACGAAAATTCCGAAATGTTGGATTTATTTGTAGTTCAGGTTTATTATGAATCACTTCGTTTGGAGACTGACAATCAGTCTTTTATAAAGGAAGCCAATTTTTCcgaaaataatgcattttcttctttttacggTTACGTTAAAG CACCTTTAATATTACGTATGCTGCAGAATGTAATTACCGATAACATGTTTCATCGGAAGGTTCATgaacatttaaatat TGAGTTTAAGTCGAAGAATCTTCTCCAAAATTTATGGCTCACTATGCAAGatattttaagcaaattatATCCTCAGAAAAAACTAATGCTTCCTTCAACAATAGTAAATGATTGGatgaaatctataaattatcctGTGTTGAAAATAACGcgagatatttcaaataaagcaaatgtatataatataacaatagaaaattatgaagtacttaaaaaatacGCTTTCTGGATACCTGTAACTTATACCTCCCAGTATAATCCAAATTTTAGCAAGCTTAGAATTCCGCTTTACGACAAAAGATTAATACTTTTGTCGTCGTCCCAGCCAAATTGCCAAGTTTCTGTGAAAGATAATGGTTgggtaatattaaatttacgacAAACTG GATACTATCGCGTTAATTACGATCCTGAAAACTGGCAAAAAATTGCAGAATATTTGAACTCTatagaatatacaaaaatacatgttCTTAATCGTGCTAAAATCATCGacgatgcattttattttatgataaatggcCAACTCAATTCTTTCCTATTCTGGAACTTGACGAGCTATCTTGGACAAGAGACAAATTATATAGCATGGTATCCTATGATAAAAGCTTTTGAACACATGTCGAGCATATTTCCATTTCCAGATAAAGAAGTTCAAAATATCAAg gagaaaataaaaaatatattgaccaATCtacttgagaaaataaaatacgaagaAGAGCCTAAGGAAAGTGATCTTACTAAATGTTTAAGGCAAGAAGCTATTAAATGGTTGTGTATTCTCGATGACCCAAATTGCCTCATAAAAGCTTATGACAAATTGATTttgcatattgtatatatgtcggataaaaataa AGTTTTACCGTGGTGGCAAGAGTGGTTATACTGTAAAGGTTTGATGTCAGCAGAGAGTCATATTTGGCGTATGGTGAAGGACAATTCaagggaaaaatatattaataatgatagacttttagaatttttagctTGTGCTTCAAATGAAAttatagaagaatatttagaatCAATAATGTTCAAACATAACGaaacatataatgaaatacaaatcaagagaaatatgattagttttttttttattattgcaaaacatGTAAAGCACAATAAtgtgtttttgaaaatattaaacgattttgataaattaacgCCAAG agGTGTCAATGGACTTGCCATTATTATTGccattattaatcatatgtaTTCTGAAGAACAATTAATTGcg ATCTTGAACTTGAGAAATATTATCGGAAATATCATTGAGATTGAAGCGtacaaaactaattttatgcgtatatacaagaaaaatggAACTCGCCCTGAAATG GCAAATATTGAAGCTAGTTTttacaagtataaaaatattatggaaGAATGGATGTCGGGTGCTTACAAAAAACTACAAAGACGTTTATCTGAAATCggagaaataaagaaatattttaagatatattctttctttccttaa